A stretch of Mustela nigripes isolate SB6536 chromosome 6, MUSNIG.SB6536, whole genome shotgun sequence DNA encodes these proteins:
- the LOC132020503 gene encoding dolichyl-diphosphooligosaccharide--protein glycosyltransferase subunit 4-like yields the protein MITDVHLTIFTNMLNMSPFLLVILYHFVSINNPKKQE from the coding sequence ATGATCACAGACGTGCATCTCACCATCTTTACCAACATGCTGAACATGTCACCCTTCCTGCTTGTCATTCTCTATCACTTCGTTTCTATCAACAACCCCAAAAAGCAGGAATGA